A part of Micromonospora chersina genomic DNA contains:
- a CDS encoding low temperature requirement protein A, whose protein sequence is MSGFGWRGRLGPAVPVAPGARVDRFEVFFDLVFVFSFFIITRATALQVSGGALLHALLVLAVLWWSWVVHSVVATRIRLGEGFVPVLMTVGMAALFTFALSLPNAFRDPRGNAAGPIVAAVSYTVIRMVHLLLYLHVVRDSPNERRQLLRFAPEVIGSTLLLGIAALIPPKIDDLFSAAAFRDGLWATVVLLQYATGLIAGTWGWGVASAEHWTERYDLILIIALGESVISVGVGSNLLGQPPTWPAVAAAVLGIFFTAALWWAHYDMIGPAARIALHTAQDGPRVAMARDAYAYLFLPMIAGIILFALGAEMIVHQIADPHVPQHLPALGPGVPLLFGGVICFICANMLFQLRTLRTVSWTRVGAVVLLAVTMPVAQHIPALAALAVMTAITIGMVAAEVVVFDEGRRALRGLVFEERTSHEAHEAAYRARWHEPHERDEGE, encoded by the coding sequence GTGAGCGGCTTCGGGTGGCGGGGGCGCCTCGGGCCGGCGGTGCCGGTGGCGCCCGGGGCCCGGGTGGACCGGTTCGAGGTCTTCTTCGACCTGGTCTTCGTCTTCTCCTTCTTCATCATCACCCGCGCCACCGCGCTCCAGGTCAGCGGCGGCGCGCTGCTGCACGCGCTGCTCGTCCTCGCCGTGCTCTGGTGGTCGTGGGTGGTGCACAGCGTGGTGGCCACCCGGATCCGACTGGGCGAGGGCTTCGTTCCGGTGCTCATGACCGTCGGCATGGCGGCGCTGTTCACCTTCGCCCTGTCCCTGCCGAACGCGTTCCGCGATCCCCGTGGCAACGCGGCCGGGCCGATCGTCGCGGCGGTCAGCTACACCGTCATCCGGATGGTGCACCTGCTGCTCTACCTGCACGTCGTACGGGACAGCCCGAACGAACGCCGCCAGCTCCTCCGGTTCGCCCCGGAGGTGATCGGCAGCACCCTCCTGCTGGGGATCGCCGCCCTGATCCCGCCGAAGATCGACGACCTCTTCTCGGCGGCGGCGTTCCGCGACGGGCTCTGGGCGACCGTCGTGCTGCTCCAGTACGCCACCGGCCTCATCGCGGGCACCTGGGGCTGGGGCGTCGCCTCCGCCGAGCACTGGACCGAGCGGTACGACCTCATCCTGATCATCGCGCTGGGCGAGTCGGTCATCTCCGTGGGCGTCGGCAGCAACCTGCTCGGCCAGCCGCCGACCTGGCCGGCCGTGGCGGCGGCCGTGCTCGGCATCTTCTTCACCGCCGCGCTCTGGTGGGCGCACTACGACATGATCGGACCGGCCGCCCGGATCGCCCTGCACACCGCCCAGGACGGCCCCCGCGTCGCGATGGCCCGGGACGCGTACGCCTACCTGTTCCTGCCGATGATCGCCGGCATCATCCTCTTCGCGCTCGGCGCCGAGATGATCGTGCACCAGATCGCCGACCCGCACGTGCCGCAGCACCTCCCGGCGCTCGGCCCCGGCGTGCCGCTGCTCTTCGGCGGGGTGATCTGCTTCATCTGCGCCAACATGCTCTTCCAGCTCCGCACCCTGCGCACCGTGAGCTGGACCCGGGTCGGCGCGGTGGTGCTGCTGGCCGTGACCATGCCGGTCGCGCAGCACATCCCCGCCCTGGCCGCCCTGGCCGTGATGACGGCGATCACCATCGGCATGGTGGCGGCCGAGGTGGTGGTATTCGACGAGGGCCGGCGGGCGCTGCGGGGGCTCGTGTTCGAGGAGCGCACCAGCCACGAGGCGCACGAGGCCGCCTACCGCGCCCGCTGGCACGAACCCCACGAGCGCGACGAGGGCGAGTGA
- a CDS encoding polymorphic toxin-type HINT domain-containing protein, giving the protein MDLRSSASVVPLVRRRQSGWRQAVMACLTAVALLVSLLPGTAARAEDPPSAPPDRAAVVQAWLYGGAKVRSAAELALVGSDDQIRAFLSDGWAQAERLDERDSVVAVIAEGGAAVRAAAQQALNAADAGDTEALSKFLSTGWQQPSNTDTRVQVNRLMAAGGDQVKAAAQQALDSPDPSVWREFVDSGWQSRWLTDQRVRVNQAMATGGTQVKAAGQKALDAGTPEALESFLDYGWSVAAARDQETETLTALQAQAQAQGDLAAQETQRAVDEGARAKEAAEAARKSAQEAAAATAAARNDTKEAAAQAKRAAVAAQKAAAAAKVAVQAAASANRAARAAAAAAQRAASAASQAERAATRAYNAAASAATDASKADAARVTAQEARDNAKLSRDFATTANLAGQAIQAGLNALAAARSAATQAKLASDANDEATRYANDAGADASAAVAAAKQARADADRALRAANAAENYLNVAAQAAFRARDAANRAAQHAEEAADAAIEAADHAGDATMAAQRSSEAANAASVAATAAVETASEAIKVYDAARAADAERIAVAQDEGVEAARQAAAQYDQAQKAAKWDALQAEQRDAETNRLIAEAQNPATDPAVAVAAARKVALNLSSASGTWTQQAARAALGGSDAQAMEFVRTGIAEAAGQDDRVAVRDLAITDNTALRDAALAALNGSDAQVSEFLRTQNYTGRYTQDRLKVNQIMSAATKSGDVYLAQKAQEALDSEDGQKLRDFIASGQYTAAAVGQRVQVNTIMASADSGPEVKAAAQIALDGPPPGLQQFLKEGRYAAAERDQDAAAHMAVVAGLVERINGIAQTAVQNAMEAQKVAAQARQDAEAAANYADQAARSAQAAAGYAAKAAQYADQASQSVAKAEAAVKTAKDAATRASASARSAIRSASWAVASHEQAIQSANEAHASAKRAYDSAIAAGKSAKEAVDAANQAYKEYEDAKGLEVAKCHTEYAMGPALEFEKLLNGTQGDWAANCIRNVIADPAELAKRAYTNSAYCSIYPEGSQLNKNCLASVLDPDFRGGQTLTLLTQLINGITATLIPVAAALGIGCIATVVCGIVLGTLVTIGDVGLSIYKYINGDQGLADTLMHLGGLALESLAFAGVAKLVGAGFKAAKQLYTISRAAKAAKSELAAADFSRIRFVFNSCLRGNSFTADTPVLLADGSSKPIGEVRVGDSVLSTDPDTRHTSGQPVRAVVTNTDTDLTDLTILSAGQRGVVRTTGHHRFWTPRNERWTEAGKLSPGTSLLTPKGDKALVTAVRNHTGNQRMYDLTVGSTHTYYVLGGATPVLVHNADCFGLDDLGGGWFRSPAGLDYGPNDPEFGHRILHVLAHAYENPLKREHSVFDTGSKGILETVDEAWQRRSMAVKITETPPNQWHGGRTTYTIPMGRRVGFNPGEDFIRITVEHGSELVTAFPVKYP; this is encoded by the coding sequence ATGGATCTGAGATCATCCGCAAGCGTCGTGCCACTGGTGCGGCGCCGGCAATCCGGATGGCGGCAGGCCGTAATGGCGTGCCTCACGGCGGTGGCGCTGCTGGTCAGCCTGCTGCCGGGGACCGCGGCCCGAGCGGAGGATCCACCTTCCGCGCCGCCCGACCGGGCGGCGGTGGTGCAGGCGTGGTTGTACGGCGGCGCGAAGGTGCGGTCCGCGGCGGAGCTGGCCCTGGTCGGCTCCGACGACCAGATCCGGGCGTTCCTGAGCGACGGTTGGGCGCAGGCGGAGCGGTTGGACGAGCGGGACTCGGTGGTCGCGGTGATCGCCGAGGGCGGCGCTGCCGTGCGCGCGGCGGCCCAGCAGGCCCTCAACGCCGCCGACGCCGGTGACACGGAGGCTCTGTCGAAATTCCTTTCCACCGGCTGGCAGCAGCCGTCGAACACCGACACGCGGGTGCAGGTCAACCGGTTGATGGCGGCCGGTGGGGATCAGGTCAAGGCGGCCGCTCAGCAGGCGTTGGATTCGCCGGATCCGTCGGTGTGGCGTGAGTTCGTGGACTCGGGTTGGCAGTCGCGGTGGCTGACGGATCAGCGGGTGCGGGTCAACCAGGCGATGGCCACGGGCGGCACGCAGGTGAAGGCGGCCGGGCAGAAGGCGTTGGATGCGGGTACGCCGGAGGCGTTGGAGTCGTTCCTGGACTACGGCTGGTCGGTTGCGGCAGCCCGGGATCAGGAGACGGAGACGCTGACCGCGCTGCAGGCGCAGGCGCAGGCGCAGGGTGATCTGGCGGCGCAGGAGACCCAGCGTGCGGTGGACGAGGGTGCGCGGGCGAAGGAGGCCGCGGAGGCGGCTCGTAAGTCGGCGCAGGAGGCCGCTGCGGCGACCGCGGCGGCGCGTAACGACACGAAGGAAGCGGCGGCGCAGGCCAAGCGTGCTGCGGTGGCGGCGCAAAAGGCTGCGGCGGCGGCGAAGGTGGCCGTGCAGGCGGCGGCGTCGGCGAACCGGGCGGCGCGGGCGGCTGCGGCGGCGGCGCAGCGGGCGGCGTCGGCGGCGTCGCAGGCGGAGCGGGCGGCGACCCGGGCGTACAACGCGGCGGCTTCGGCGGCGACCGACGCGTCGAAGGCGGACGCGGCGCGGGTGACCGCGCAGGAGGCGCGGGACAACGCGAAGCTGTCGCGGGACTTCGCCACCACCGCCAATCTGGCGGGCCAGGCGATCCAGGCGGGCCTGAACGCGTTGGCTGCGGCGCGGTCGGCGGCGACCCAGGCGAAGCTGGCGTCAGACGCCAACGACGAGGCGACCAGATACGCCAACGACGCGGGCGCGGACGCCTCGGCAGCGGTCGCCGCTGCCAAGCAGGCACGTGCGGACGCGGACCGGGCGCTTCGCGCGGCCAACGCCGCGGAGAACTACCTGAACGTGGCGGCGCAGGCGGCGTTCCGGGCGCGGGACGCGGCCAACCGGGCCGCACAGCACGCCGAAGAAGCGGCCGATGCCGCGATCGAGGCGGCGGACCATGCTGGCGACGCGACGATGGCGGCGCAGCGGTCGAGTGAGGCGGCGAACGCGGCCTCCGTCGCGGCGACCGCAGCCGTGGAGACCGCAAGCGAGGCAATCAAGGTGTACGACGCGGCGCGCGCGGCGGACGCCGAGCGGATCGCGGTGGCCCAGGACGAGGGTGTCGAGGCGGCCCGGCAGGCCGCGGCCCAGTACGACCAGGCGCAGAAGGCGGCCAAGTGGGACGCGCTGCAGGCCGAGCAGCGCGACGCGGAGACCAACCGGCTCATCGCCGAGGCGCAGAACCCGGCCACCGACCCCGCCGTCGCGGTCGCCGCCGCCCGCAAGGTCGCGTTGAACCTGTCGAGTGCGTCCGGGACCTGGACCCAGCAGGCGGCGCGGGCCGCGTTGGGCGGCAGCGACGCGCAGGCGATGGAGTTCGTGCGAACCGGCATCGCGGAGGCCGCCGGGCAGGACGACCGGGTCGCGGTGCGGGATCTGGCGATCACCGACAACACCGCGCTGCGTGATGCGGCCCTGGCGGCGCTCAACGGCAGCGACGCGCAGGTGTCGGAGTTCCTGCGGACGCAGAACTACACCGGCCGGTACACGCAGGACCGGCTCAAGGTCAACCAGATCATGTCCGCGGCGACGAAGTCGGGCGACGTGTATCTGGCCCAGAAGGCGCAGGAGGCCCTCGACTCCGAGGACGGGCAGAAGCTGCGGGACTTCATCGCCTCGGGCCAGTACACGGCCGCCGCTGTCGGGCAGCGGGTGCAGGTCAACACGATCATGGCCAGCGCGGACAGCGGCCCGGAGGTCAAGGCCGCCGCGCAGATCGCCCTGGACGGGCCCCCGCCAGGACTGCAGCAGTTCCTCAAGGAGGGCCGGTACGCCGCGGCCGAGCGGGACCAGGACGCCGCAGCGCACATGGCGGTCGTGGCCGGCCTCGTCGAGCGGATCAACGGAATCGCCCAGACCGCAGTGCAGAACGCGATGGAGGCGCAGAAGGTCGCGGCGCAGGCCCGCCAGGACGCGGAGGCGGCGGCAAACTACGCCGACCAGGCCGCCCGGTCAGCGCAGGCCGCAGCCGGCTACGCGGCGAAGGCCGCCCAGTACGCCGACCAGGCGAGCCAGTCGGTGGCCAAGGCCGAGGCGGCGGTCAAGACCGCCAAGGACGCGGCGACCCGGGCATCTGCCTCGGCACGGAGTGCGATCCGCTCCGCATCATGGGCGGTCGCCTCACACGAACAGGCGATTCAGTCGGCCAACGAGGCGCACGCGTCGGCCAAACGCGCGTACGACTCGGCGATCGCCGCGGGCAAGAGCGCCAAAGAAGCAGTCGACGCAGCAAACCAGGCCTACAAGGAGTACGAGGACGCCAAGGGCCTCGAGGTCGCCAAGTGCCACACCGAGTACGCCATGGGCCCGGCGCTGGAGTTCGAGAAGCTGCTGAACGGCACCCAGGGTGACTGGGCCGCCAACTGCATCCGCAACGTCATCGCCGACCCGGCCGAGCTGGCCAAGCGGGCCTACACCAACTCGGCGTACTGCAGCATCTATCCCGAGGGCAGCCAGCTCAACAAGAACTGCCTCGCCTCGGTCCTGGACCCCGACTTCCGCGGCGGACAGACGCTGACGCTGCTCACCCAGCTCATCAACGGCATCACCGCCACCCTGATCCCCGTCGCCGCGGCACTCGGGATCGGCTGCATCGCGACCGTGGTCTGCGGCATCGTCCTGGGCACCCTGGTGACCATCGGCGACGTCGGGCTCAGCATCTACAAGTACATCAACGGCGACCAGGGCCTGGCCGACACGTTGATGCACCTGGGCGGCCTGGCCCTGGAGTCTCTGGCGTTCGCCGGGGTCGCCAAGCTCGTCGGGGCGGGCTTCAAGGCCGCCAAGCAGCTGTACACGATCAGCCGCGCCGCGAAGGCGGCCAAGAGCGAACTCGCGGCGGCCGACTTCTCCCGAATTCGGTTCGTATTCAACTCCTGCCTACGCGGGAACAGCTTCACCGCCGACACCCCGGTCCTGCTGGCCGACGGCAGCAGCAAACCCATCGGCGAGGTCCGGGTCGGCGATTCGGTTCTGAGCACCGATCCGGACACCAGGCACACGTCCGGTCAGCCGGTCAGGGCGGTCGTCACGAACACGGACACGGATCTCACCGACCTCACCATCCTGTCGGCCGGTCAGCGCGGTGTCGTTCGTACCACCGGTCACCACCGCTTCTGGACGCCGAGGAATGAGCGGTGGACGGAAGCCGGGAAGCTGTCACCGGGCACCTCGCTCCTCACTCCCAAGGGCGACAAAGCCCTCGTCACGGCCGTACGCAACCACACCGGCAATCAACGGATGTACGACCTGACCGTCGGCAGCACCCACACCTACTACGTGCTCGGCGGAGCTACGCCCGTCCTGGTCCACAACGCTGACTGCTTCGGTCTGGACGACCTGGGCGGGGGCTGGTTCCGCTCTCCGGCCGGTCTGGACTACGGACCCAACGACCCGGAGTTCGGCCACCGCATCCTTCACGTCCTGGCCCACGCCTACGAAAATCCCTTGAAGAGGGAGCACAGCGTCTTCGACACGGGAAGCAAGGGGATCCTCGAAACGGTGGATGAGGCATGGCAGCGGAGGAGCATGGCGGTCAAGATCACCGAGACCCCTCCCAACCAGTGGCATGGTGGCAGGACGACGTACACCATCCCGATGGGCCGTCGCGTCGGGTTCAATCCGGGAGAGGACTTCATCAGGATCACCGTGGAACACGGCAGCGAACTCGTTACGGCCTTCCCCGTCAAGTATCCGTGA
- a CDS encoding DinB family protein, whose translation MIDERFALPATVDERTMLETFLDFQRDALVRKCAGLTDAQLRLRPVPSSGLSLIGLVRHLATVERWYFQAVLADAFPGDLFDLTDDPDAPFTDVAEATGAETFALWRAEVAASRRIAAERPLDAVGRHPGTGRTHSLRWILAHMTDEYARHLGHADILREAVDGRTGE comes from the coding sequence GTGATCGATGAACGGTTCGCGTTGCCGGCCACCGTGGACGAACGCACGATGCTGGAGACCTTCCTGGACTTCCAGCGGGACGCCCTGGTCCGCAAGTGCGCCGGGCTCACCGACGCGCAACTGCGGCTGCGGCCGGTGCCCTCGTCCGGCCTCTCGCTCATCGGGCTCGTCCGGCACCTGGCCACCGTGGAGCGGTGGTATTTCCAGGCGGTGCTCGCCGACGCCTTCCCCGGCGACCTCTTCGACCTCACCGACGACCCGGACGCCCCGTTCACCGACGTCGCCGAGGCCACCGGCGCGGAGACCTTCGCGCTCTGGCGGGCGGAGGTGGCCGCCTCGCGGCGGATCGCCGCCGAGCGACCGCTGGACGCTGTCGGCCGCCACCCCGGCACCGGGCGCACGCACTCGCTGCGCTGGATCCTCGCCCACATGACCGACGAGTACGCCCGCCACCTCGGGCACGCCGACATCCTGCGCGAGGCGGTCGACGGCCGGACCGGAGAGTGA
- a CDS encoding hemerythrin domain-containing protein: protein MHPSHPSSGRLTALGTQLIEIHDWLREELTRLRASLDFPGGGALSRELRAHCVGFCAALDRHHTGEDGGAFHALAEQAPELRPVLAELSADHRIVADLLRRVDALLTEAADGRSVRAELDGLAALLETHFTYEERKLVAALNRLAGDPVELLGVTPPRNGDLLERTETA, encoded by the coding sequence GTGCACCCATCCCACCCGTCGAGCGGCCGGCTGACCGCCCTCGGCACCCAGTTGATCGAGATCCACGACTGGCTCCGCGAGGAGCTGACCCGGCTCCGCGCGAGCCTCGACTTCCCCGGCGGCGGCGCGCTCTCCCGGGAACTGCGCGCGCACTGCGTCGGTTTCTGCGCCGCGCTGGACCGGCACCACACCGGCGAGGACGGCGGCGCGTTCCACGCACTGGCCGAGCAGGCGCCCGAGCTGCGCCCCGTGCTCGCCGAGCTGAGCGCCGACCACCGCATCGTCGCCGACCTGCTGCGCCGGGTCGACGCCCTGCTCACCGAGGCGGCCGACGGCCGGTCCGTCCGGGCCGAGCTGGACGGGCTGGCCGCCCTGCTGGAGACACACTTCACCTACGAGGAGCGGAAACTGGTCGCGGCCTTGAACCGGCTGGCGGGCGACCCCGTGGAACTGCTCGGCGTGACGCCACCCCGGAACGGGGACCTTCTCGAACGGACGGAGACCGCATGA
- a CDS encoding oxidoreductase — translation MTIDTVDAAAAGTWQLGDRVVNRIGFGAMRLTANADGSPSDRDRAVAVLRRAVELGVNHIDTAAFYFSPLRSANELINRALSPYPEDLVIVTKVGPGKDPSGQWLPMARPDQLRGQVEENLRQLGRDHLDVVNLRVYGPEPLAEHFGALAELRDAGLIRHLGVSAVTPHQVTEARTIAPVVCVQNSWSLGYRRSNDALIRDCAAHGTAFVPFFSLATSGREAGASGDEHDEVRAVARAHGVTPAQVRLAWTLHRSPNVLAIPGTGNPAHLEQNVAAGALRLTDDDLSRLDALHESAG, via the coding sequence ATGACCATCGACACCGTCGACGCCGCCGCGGCCGGCACCTGGCAGCTGGGCGACCGCGTCGTCAACCGGATCGGCTTCGGCGCGATGCGGTTGACCGCGAACGCGGACGGCAGCCCCAGCGACCGGGACCGGGCCGTGGCGGTGCTGCGCCGGGCGGTCGAGCTGGGGGTCAACCACATCGACACCGCGGCGTTCTATTTCTCGCCGCTGCGCTCGGCCAACGAGCTGATCAACCGGGCGCTGTCGCCGTACCCGGAGGATCTGGTCATCGTCACCAAGGTCGGGCCGGGCAAGGACCCGTCCGGCCAGTGGCTGCCGATGGCCCGGCCGGACCAGCTCCGCGGCCAGGTCGAGGAGAACCTGCGCCAGCTCGGCCGGGACCACCTCGACGTGGTGAACCTCCGGGTGTACGGCCCGGAGCCGCTGGCCGAGCACTTCGGCGCGCTCGCCGAGCTGCGAGACGCCGGGCTGATCCGGCACCTCGGCGTTTCCGCCGTGACGCCGCACCAGGTCACCGAGGCGCGCACGATCGCCCCGGTGGTCTGCGTGCAGAACTCGTGGAGCCTCGGCTACCGCCGGAGCAACGACGCGCTGATCCGGGACTGCGCCGCGCACGGGACCGCGTTCGTGCCGTTCTTCTCCCTCGCCACCAGCGGCCGGGAGGCCGGCGCGAGCGGCGACGAGCACGACGAGGTGCGCGCGGTGGCCCGGGCGCACGGCGTGACCCCCGCGCAGGTCCGGCTGGCCTGGACGCTGCACCGGAGCCCGAACGTGCTCGCCATCCCCGGCACCGGCAACCCGGCGCACCTGGAGCAGAACGTCGCGGCCGGCGCGCTGCGGCTCACCGACGACGACCTGTCCCGCCTCGACGCCCTCCACGAGTCGGCCGGCTGA
- a CDS encoding TetR/AcrR family transcriptional regulator, which yields MPDRPLRADALRNRQRLLDAAVHTFSQAGAEVTLDRIAKEAGVGIGTLYRHFPTREALIEAAYRNELAKLCDAVPELLAALPAEAAVRAWMDRFVDYLATKRGMADALRLAIASGANPYAHSRDRLLAALGDLLAAGVAAGTVRADVAAADVLAGLSGVSLVAGEPDQRAQAGRLLDLLMDGLRHRPA from the coding sequence GTGCCCGACCGACCGCTGCGCGCCGACGCGCTGCGCAACCGGCAACGACTGCTGGACGCCGCGGTCCACACGTTTTCCCAGGCGGGCGCCGAGGTAACGCTGGACCGCATCGCCAAGGAGGCCGGGGTCGGCATCGGCACCCTCTACCGCCACTTCCCCACCCGCGAGGCGCTCATCGAGGCGGCCTACCGCAACGAACTGGCCAAGCTCTGCGACGCCGTGCCCGAACTGCTCGCGGCACTGCCCGCCGAGGCGGCGGTCCGGGCGTGGATGGACCGGTTCGTCGACTACCTGGCCACCAAACGGGGCATGGCCGACGCGCTGCGGCTGGCCATCGCCTCCGGCGCCAACCCGTACGCCCACAGCCGGGACCGGCTGCTCGCCGCGCTGGGCGACCTGCTGGCGGCCGGCGTCGCCGCGGGCACCGTCCGCGCCGACGTGGCCGCCGCCGACGTGCTCGCCGGGCTGAGCGGCGTCTCGCTGGTCGCCGGCGAGCCGGACCAGCGTGCGCAGGCCGGCCGCCTGCTCGACCTGCTGATGGACGGGCTGCGCCACCGGCCGGCCTGA
- a CDS encoding LLM class flavin-dependent oxidoreductase, translated as MAIFSVQARPTDAASWTDLARRVEAAGFDALLAADHPGHGASPFVALAAAAAVTSTVGLGSYVSNAGVREPILLATDVATLDVVSGGRARLGLGAGHTPAEWRAVGRERPDVAARVRRCVAVAEAVRDLLAGKEVTVDTAELAVRGARLTELRPVRDRVPLTMGTANSALLRWAGAHADVVGLTGFGRTLADGHAHDVRWRADQIEAQLAHVAAGAAGRATPPALEALVQQVTVTDDAEAAAASIAADTGLSVADLLATPFVLIGTADEIVAAVAEHRRRWGVTRFVVRENAVDQLAPLLPRLAS; from the coding sequence ATGGCGATCTTCTCCGTTCAGGCCCGGCCCACCGACGCGGCGAGCTGGACCGACCTGGCCCGCCGGGTCGAGGCCGCCGGCTTCGACGCGCTGCTGGCCGCCGACCACCCGGGCCACGGCGCGTCGCCGTTCGTGGCCCTCGCCGCCGCCGCGGCGGTGACCTCGACGGTGGGCCTGGGCTCGTACGTCTCGAACGCCGGCGTGCGGGAGCCGATCCTGCTCGCCACCGACGTGGCCACCCTCGACGTGGTCTCGGGCGGCCGGGCCCGGCTCGGCCTCGGCGCCGGCCACACCCCGGCCGAGTGGCGGGCCGTCGGGCGGGAACGGCCCGACGTCGCCGCCCGGGTCCGCCGCTGCGTCGCCGTGGCCGAGGCCGTGCGCGACCTGCTGGCCGGGAAGGAGGTCACCGTGGACACCGCCGAACTGGCCGTCCGCGGCGCGCGGCTCACCGAACTGCGCCCCGTGCGGGACCGGGTCCCGCTCACCATGGGTACGGCCAATTCGGCGCTGCTGCGCTGGGCCGGCGCCCACGCCGACGTGGTCGGGCTGACCGGCTTCGGGCGTACCCTCGCCGACGGCCACGCCCACGACGTGCGGTGGCGGGCCGACCAGATCGAGGCGCAGCTCGCCCACGTGGCGGCCGGCGCGGCCGGGCGGGCGACGCCGCCCGCGCTGGAGGCCCTGGTCCAGCAGGTCACCGTGACCGACGACGCGGAGGCCGCCGCCGCCTCGATCGCCGCCGACACCGGCCTGAGCGTCGCCGACCTGCTCGCCACCCCGTTCGTGCTGATCGGCACGGCCGACGAGATCGTCGCGGCGGTCGCGGAGCACCGGCGCCGCTGGGGGGTCACCCGCTTCGTGGTACGCGAGAACGCCGTCGACCAGTTGGCCCCGCTGCTCCCCCGCCTCGCCTCCTGA
- a CDS encoding SDR family NAD(P)-dependent oxidoreductase, whose translation MTTSTPVSTPFSRETTALEVVRDLDLTGRRAVVTGGASGIGVETARALAAAGADVTLAVRNPEAGQRAAAEITGTTGNDRILVAPLDLADLGSVASFVRTWDGPLHMLVNNAGIMASPEMRTEQGWEMQFATNHLGHFALATGLYRSLAAAEGARIVSVSSAAHLRSPVVFSDIHFRQRPYDPWQAYGQSKTANVLFAVDATRRWADDGIFTNALMPGAIRTNLQRYISEEELDRMRTQSGGGAAYWKTPEQGAATSVLVAASPLVAGVGGRYFEDCQEAGPNQPGTRTGYAPYARDPEAAERLWQVSEEHLRA comes from the coding sequence ATGACCACCAGCACACCCGTCAGCACCCCGTTCTCCCGCGAGACCACCGCCCTGGAGGTGGTCCGCGACCTCGACCTCACCGGCCGGCGGGCCGTCGTCACCGGCGGCGCGTCCGGCATCGGCGTGGAGACCGCCCGCGCGCTCGCCGCCGCCGGGGCCGACGTCACGCTCGCGGTCCGCAACCCCGAGGCCGGGCAGCGGGCCGCCGCCGAGATCACCGGCACCACCGGCAACGACCGGATCCTGGTCGCCCCGCTCGACCTGGCCGATCTCGGCTCGGTGGCCTCCTTCGTCCGCACCTGGGACGGGCCCCTGCACATGCTCGTCAACAACGCCGGCATCATGGCCTCGCCCGAGATGCGCACCGAGCAGGGCTGGGAGATGCAGTTCGCGACCAACCACCTCGGGCACTTCGCGCTGGCCACCGGGCTGTACCGGTCCCTGGCCGCCGCGGAGGGCGCCCGGATCGTCTCGGTCAGCTCGGCGGCCCACCTGCGCTCGCCGGTGGTCTTCTCCGACATCCACTTCCGGCAGCGGCCCTACGACCCGTGGCAGGCGTACGGGCAGTCCAAGACCGCGAACGTGCTCTTCGCGGTGGACGCCACCCGGCGCTGGGCCGACGACGGGATCTTCACCAACGCGCTGATGCCGGGCGCCATCCGGACCAACCTCCAGCGCTACATCAGCGAGGAGGAACTGGACCGCATGCGGACGCAGAGCGGCGGCGGCGCGGCGTACTGGAAGACGCCCGAGCAGGGCGCGGCCACGTCGGTGCTGGTCGCCGCCTCGCCGCTGGTCGCCGGGGTCGGCGGCCGGTACTTCGAGGACTGCCAGGAGGCCGGGCCGAACCAGCCCGGCACCCGCACCGGCTACGCCCCGTACGCCCGCGACCCGGAGGCCGCCGAGCGGCTCTGGCAGGTGTCCGAGGAACACCTGCGCGCCTGA